A window of the Penaeus monodon isolate SGIC_2016 chromosome 11, NSTDA_Pmon_1, whole genome shotgun sequence genome harbors these coding sequences:
- the LOC119578473 gene encoding uncharacterized protein LOC119578473 has translation MLQKSHEESSEGALFPAPRSPQTRNSSSSRSNISSSTGSTSNRITSGGSSISSGRTSNSSSSNSSSNSSRSREQRSVINFLYNFGAQLGVRNFGGKLEYGDISQFGLSSSWPSARKLSKARSKDVGPCYNGEETALLNGCRMDVFRAQTRVLEGNMCGFFTWLISMDFLGNKSV, from the exons ATGCTGCAAAAGTCACACGAGGAAAGTAGCGAGGGCGCTCTGTTCCCCGCGCCGAGGTCCCCGCAGACTCGGAACAG cagtagcagcagaagTAATATAAGTAGCAGTACCGGCAGTACTAGTAATAGAATTACCAGTGGTGGTTCTAGTATTAGCAGCGGTAGAactagcaacagcagcagcagcaacagtagcaGCAACAGTAGCCGTAGCAGGGAGCAAAGATCCGTCATCAATTTTC TGTATAATTTTGGAGCCCAATTGGGTGTGCGTAATTTCGGCGGCAAACTTGAATATGGCGACATTTCCCAGTTCGGCCTCTCAAGTAGTTGGCCAAGTGCCAGGAAA CTTAGCAAGGCTCGCAGTAAGGACGTGGGTCCATGCTACAACGGGGAGGAAACAGCGCTTTTAAACGGCTGCAGAATGGATGTTTTCCGCGCCCAGACTCGCGTGCTGGAGGGCAACATGTGTGGGTTTTTTACGTGGCTCATAAGCATGGATTTCTTAGGGAATAAATCGGTGTAG